A window from Podospora bellae-mahoneyi strain CBS 112042 chromosome 1 map unlocalized CBS112042p_1, whole genome shotgun sequence encodes these proteins:
- the srk1 gene encoding MAPK-activated protein kinase Srk1 (COG:T; EggNog:ENOG503NUAK), which produces MSTIQQLKNFIRHGKQARAANADDSARTKHEHSPPHSQAHAKQHNMAPAVSEPVYGAGAPRQNHVDAYSTAGDAQNRVAQAGHVAAHHVEPAQGVSSKTKKRVPDENIAKLVAEENADKNKLPRYQGLERWQLVEKMGDGAFSNVYRARDLQGQHGEVAIKVVRKFEMNNMQSNKHLHPDFKPKAPKAAERANILKEVQIMKQLDHPNIVKLIDFSESQHYYFIILELAPGGELFHQIVRLTYFSEELSRHVIVQVAKALEHLHEEKGIVHRDIKPENILFSPIPMVPSKHPKPKQPGDEDKVDEGEFIKGVGAGGIGQIKIADFGLSKIVWDNQTMTPCGTVGYTAPEIVKDERYSKSVDMWALGCVLYTMLCGFPPFYDESIEVLTEKVAKGQYTFLSPWWDDISKSAQDLISHLLCVDPEQRYTIKEFLAHPWIRESGPTPRDEKKSAMSSDGVLRAFDATKLVDGDKRYDFRSPAAVNLREVFDVGYAVHRQEEEGKRRKQIGGKAGVDRLAELDEDAEMEEAPAGSTQQIEQSMRNTQIKDHEQRGRDRSRKPHPPPAAAEQKGYGQHSATVAAAARQQVRERQRQKGVFELNLDGATLLGRRGAKPATRVA; this is translated from the exons ATGTCGACAATACAGCAACTCAAAAACTTCATCCGTCATG GCAAACAAGCTCGAGCCGCCAATGCTGACGACTCTGCCCGCACAAAACATGAgcactctcctccccattcGCAAGCCCATGCGAAGCAGCACAATATGGCGCCAGCAGTTTCGGAGCCTGTGTACGGAGCGGGTGCCCCACGACAAAACCACGTCGATGCCTATTCGACTGCCGGAGATGCCCAAAACAGAGTGGCCCAGGCCGGCCATGTAGCCGCGCACCATGTCGAACCAGCCCAGGGTGTCAGCAGCAAGACAAAGAAGAGGGTACCTGACGAAAACATCGCGAAGTTGGTCGCCGAAGAGAATGCCGACAAGAATAAGCTTCCGAGGTATCAAGGTCTCGAACGCTGGCAACTTGTTGAAAAGATGGGAGACGGCGCCTTCAGCAACGTATACCGCGCCCGCGACCTGCAAGGCCAACACGGAGAggtggccatcaaggtcgtTCGCAAGTTCGAGATGAACAACATGCAG AGCAACAAGCATCTCCATCCGGATTTCAAGCCAAAGGCTCCCAAAGCAGCAGAG CGGGCAAACATTCTCAAAGAAGTTCAGATTATGAAGCAACTCGATCACCCCAATATTGTCAAGTTGATCGACTTTTCCGAGTCCCAGCActattactttattattcTGGAGCTGGCTCCAGGTGGTGAGCTGTTCCATCAGATCGTTCGCCTGACCTACTTCAGCGAGGAGCTCTCCCGTCATGTTATCGTCCAAGTGGCCAAGGCGCTTGAGCACCTCCACGAAGAAAAGGGAATCGTCCATCG TGATATCAAGCCTGAAAATATTCTTTTCAGCCCAATCCCGATGGTGCCCTCGAAGCACCCGAAGCCCAAGCAACCGGGCGACGAGGACAAGGTAGACGAAGGAGAGTTCATCAAAGGGGTGGGTGCTGGAGGTATTGGCCAGATCAAAATTGCAGACTTTGGCCTCTCCAAGATTGTTTGGGATAACCAGACCATGACGCCATGCGGTACTGTTGGTTATACCGCTCCCGAAATCGTCAAGGATGAGCGGTACTCAAAGTCAGTTGATATGTGGGCGCTTGGCTGTGTGCTTTACACCATGTTGTGCGGTTTCCCGCCATTCTACGACGAGAGTATCGAGGTGCTTACCGAGAAGGTTGCCAAGGGGCAGtacaccttcctctccccttgGTGGGATGACATCAGCAAGTCGGCCCAGGATTTGATCTCACATCTTCTCTGCGTCGATCCCGAGCAGCGATACACCATCAAGGAGTTCTTGGCTCATCCCTGGATTCGCGAGTCTGGTCCTACACCACGTGACGAGAAGAAGTCGGCCATGTCGTCAGACGGTGTTTTGAGGGCCTTCGATGCCACCAAGCTTGTGGACGGCGACAAGCGCTACGACTTCCGCTCGCCAGCTGCGGTCAATCTGCGTGAGGTGTTTGACGTTGGATACGCAGTCCACagacaggaagaagagggcaAAAGAAGGAAGCAAATTGGTGGAAAGGCTGGCGTTGATCGCCTTGCCGAGCTGGATGAAGATGCTGAAATGGAGGAGGCACCTGCAGGCTCGACTCAGCAAATCGAGCAAAGCATGCGCAACACTCAGATTAAGGATCACGAGCAGCGCGGGCGCGATCGATCTCGgaaaccccatcctccgcctGCCGCGGCTGAGCAGAAGGGTTATGGTCAGCATTCGGCTactgtcgccgccgccgcaagACAGCAAGTTCGCGAACGTCAACGACAGAAGGGTGTTTTCGAGTTGAACCTTGATGGAGCTACATTATTGGGACGTCGCGGTGCAAAGCCTGCAACTCGGGTGGCGTAG